cagctcaaataaagatcTTGTGTGCCCTagcgtaaattgaatttcaatttaaggtatgctgtttttgcCCTTGAGTAAAtagaatttcaatttaaggtgttctgtttttgtccttgagtaaatagAATTTTGATTTAAGTTATGCtgtttttgtccttgagtaaatagAATTTTgatttaaggtatgctgttttgttaatagatgagtttgCATTATATGTACTTTGTTGCTTTCACCACTCCTATCTATTGGTGCAACTGTGTGTAGTGATATGTATAGGCTGGTATTATTAGTAACTGTACTAGTGCAACACAAGTTTATTTAATGCATGTTACCTATTGCAATCTTATGATTTGAACTCCTAACATTCTCACCGTTGTAGAAATGGACATCAGAAGCCGACTTTACCCATCATGCACACACTGCCTCGTTATCTGCAGTGGCTGTGAATGACAGGTATATAGCTACAGGCAGCAAAGATGAAACTATTCAGCTGTatgatataaaaaaaagagtGGAACACGGCTCCCTGTTGCATCATGAtggtaagttgtttttttttttcagttttatagaCAAAAGAGCAGACTAGCACACAGATTTCAATACTTGTTTAAATAACAGTTTAATAGTCAAATGTGTAAGTATAACCACATGTTAAAGGTTATCAacagttattatttaataaatctttTCCCTCCTGAAAGGTACAATATCTTGTCTGGAGTTCTATGGAAGAACACATTTACTCAGTGGGGGAGAGGACGGTCTCATCTGTGTTTGGAACACTAAGAAGTGGGAGTGTCTAAAATCTATTAGAGCACACAAGTAAGATTAATGATTCCTTTCTGGatacttttttttgtatgaaacaGTCTATGCAAGCTGTGCTGTACTCTACCTGTTATCTGTCAGATCCAAAAGTTATGCCAACAGCACATTCCTAAACGTGGATGGTAAACTTATAGAGGTCAAGAAAAGTTAATTGTattctatttctttatttttcagagGTCACGTGACATCACTTTCAGTGCATCCATCTGGTAAAATTGCTTTGTCAGTGGGGACAGATAAAACACTTAGGTAGGATtgtattcattgtttttattaatatcgGTATATTAACAATttggaagaaaaaataattcttttttttttccctagaaCATGGAATCTAATAGATGGAAGATCAGCATTtatcaaaaacattaaacaaagtaagtaaaaaaaaagttacctttTGATGTGTAGGCATTATTTTAGATGATAATTGTAATATTCAGTTATGCAAAAAAAAGCACTAAAATTCTTGCACATGTCTCGAATCATGTTTGTGAGTGAACAGCTTCAGTAATGCcatctatttatattttgttttaaagatgcTCATATAGTGATGTGGTCCCCTGCTGGAGAGAGATACGTTGTGGTTGTGAATGAAAAAATGGATATCTACAACCTGGAGACTGCATCAGTCACTGGAACAATCTCAAACAAAAAAAGGATATCCTCCATTAGATTTATAACTGTAAGTACTGTAATTGTAAGGCCTTCCAGTGGTCTGTCATTACTGGTTGGGTTAATGGGAAGTGCTGGTCTTAATTGTTGGAGAGAGGTTTGAGCTTTATGACCAGGAAGCTGTTGATCTTTGGGTGGAAAAAGTGTGTGGTTTTGATGTAGTACTGGAACTGCACAGTAGGTGGAAGCAGTGTCAGTTTTATAGACAGATTTTTATAGGCTTGGGGTTTTctgattttaatttattaattttgttccaaaaatatttttttattttagtagctGGTGACACGGGGAAAACCTTTAATACaggatatatttaaaacatacattgCAGGAGCACTGACTACTGTAGCAATAATATTCCTTGCTTTTCAAGTAGCTTGAAA
The Acipenser ruthenus chromosome 3, fAciRut3.2 maternal haplotype, whole genome shotgun sequence genome window above contains:
- the LOC117435809 gene encoding p21-activated protein kinase-interacting protein 1-like isoform X1; this encodes MAPQMKLIAGCYEQIVFGYRIQTGEEKWTSEADFTHHAHTASLSAVAVNDRYIATGSKDETIQLYDIKKRVEHGSLLHHDGTISCLEFYGRTHLLSGGEDGLICVWNTKKWECLKSIRAHKGHVTSLSVHPSGKIALSVGTDKTLRTWNLIDGRSAFIKNIKQNAHIVMWSPAGERYVVVVNEKMDIYNLETASVTGTISNKKRISSIRFITNTIVVVAGDEETVKLYDTDSLKCLCEFKAHENRVKAIYSITVGETLVLVTASSDGYIKMWKLDPEKIQDTPALLGEVNTSARLTCLGVWQASPVESSQQVEAEAACSQAEEDANKLVRTKKVEFVEGNTSTKKRKAEETKKKKKQKSE
- the LOC117435809 gene encoding p21-activated protein kinase-interacting protein 1-like isoform X2, which translates into the protein MRGNTEKWTSEADFTHHAHTASLSAVAVNDRYIATGSKDETIQLYDIKKRVEHGSLLHHDGTISCLEFYGRTHLLSGGEDGLICVWNTKKWECLKSIRAHKGHVTSLSVHPSGKIALSVGTDKTLRTWNLIDGRSAFIKNIKQNAHIVMWSPAGERYVVVVNEKMDIYNLETASVTGTISNKKRISSIRFITNTIVVVAGDEETVKLYDTDSLKCLCEFKAHENRVKAIYSITVGETLVLVTASSDGYIKMWKLDPEKIQDTPALLGEVNTSARLTCLGVWQASPVESSQQVEAEAACSQAEEDANKLVRTKKVEFVEGNTSTKKRKAEETKKKKKQKSE